Genomic window (Desulforapulum autotrophicum HRM2):
GCCGACCATGGCCCTGGCCGTTCCGCTGGTATCGGCCTTATCTTTCTGATGGCTTTCCTCAATGGTAAGGTTATATCCCTTGAACAGATCTGGGAAGGTGGTGGATGCAAAGGCCATCATGGCCTGGAAACCCACAATCTGCTTTGCCATATTTGGTGCGATCAGGGCTGGAACAGTTCCGTTCTCCACCGTTTTCATGAGCTCTTCCCTGTCACCGCCAGTGGTCCCCATGACAAAGGGCAGACAGTTATCAACGTAAAACCGTGCGTTGTCATTTACGGCCATGGGATGGGTGAAATCAATGGAGATCAGCCCGGGATAACGACTGCAGATCTCCTGGATCAGGTCGTTACGATCCTTTGGAAGAACCAGTCTGATTTTCTGTGTATTGATGGTGTGAAAATCTTCTTGAATTTCAGGTCCGGTAAGGGAATAGGGGACAAGGGTGAACCTGTCGTCACTGATTACGTGGGATGCAATGGTCATGGCAACCTTTCCGGGCAGTCCATTGATCATCAAGTATAGGTTTTCCATAAAAACTCCTTATATTCTCTATTGTCCACACTGCAGTTTTTCCACAAGGGTATTGAGTGCAGGTACATTCTCTGTGTCAATGCGCGTTATTCCCTTTTTAAGGGTTGAAACGGCAAGGGGGATGTATTGAAGAAACCGCTTCTTTTTCTTTACCATGCCAAGGTAGCTGAATGCACCAAGAATTTGAAAATTCCGTGTGATGCAGCAGTGGCGGTAGGATGAGACAAACGACGCCCGGTTAATGGCCATCGTGCTTGAAAGGGCTGTAATGCAATAATCCATAATTTCATCCCTTTCTCCATCATCAAGGCCCACATAGGGGTCTATCAACAAAGAGGCAAGGTCATATTGAAGGGGGCCTTGCCGTGCCGATTGAAAATCGATAAAAAAGAGTTCATGGTTTTTGACCATGAGGTTCCTTGACTGAAAATCCCGATGCATGAGCCCCATGACGCCCCCGTCAAGGGCCTTGTCTGCAAGGTAATTAAATTCAGGCACCAGTAGTTCCATTGGCGGATTTTGGTTCAAGAAGCCCTTTAAAAATGCTTCAGCAAAGTAGCCACACTCTTTTTCAAGGATAAGATCCTTTGAGTAACAAGGTGTCTGGAAGGCCATTTCCGGCTCAAACCCCTGGATTCCCCGGGTGGAAAATCCAATGAGACGGTCAACAACCTGAAAATACGAGTGAACCCGTTGGGTACCGTTGGTTTTTGATGCAACCATTGATTCAAAATGGCAGTCTCCAAGGTCTTCAAGGGCCACAAGACCGGAAAAACGATCCCTTGCGACAATCCCTGGAACTGGAAGATTCCTGGATTTAAGATGATCACCCAGGGCCATGAATGAGTCTATTTCACATATATTGTCATTTGTTGAGATGCCGTGGGAACAAATGACAACAGATTTGCCGTTCCAGAAGGCCCTGAACCATTTTCGATCTGAACCATCACCACAAATGGGCCGAATCTCAATATCGCGCAGAACGATCCGTCGGCCCGGCGCCTCAAAGGCTTTCAAGGCAAGGTGACAGAGGGCGACCCGTTCATAGGCCGCGAGTGTTCCGATGTCCTCCCAGAAATGGTTATCCACCACATGGGCCTTGACAAGCGGTCCCTGGTCGGCAAGGCTCTGGTAGAGATCAATGCTTGAGAACACACTCTTTTCCGGCATATAATCAAAGATTTTTGGGGAGAGTACCTGAATGCCTGTAAAGGCCAGGCAACGGTTCTCCGGCACGTTCGGCGTTAAACCGTTTTGATTCGAAAAAGCGCAAACAAACCCCTGGGGATCAACCTGGACCCGGTTAAACTCGGCGCGGTCATGGACCACAAGGGTTACAGGCCAGTTGCCTGCCAGGTGAAACTGCCAAACCGATTCAAGGTCAATGTCCGTTGCAATGTCGGCGTTGATCACCATGAAATCCGATGATCCCATGAAGGTCTTGACATTTTTGATGGCACCGCCCGTGTCAAGTATCCGGGATTCATGGATGGTCTGGACCGGGATGGAAAATCCTGCCTGGTCAATGTAGGCCTCAATCTGTCCGTTAAGATGGTGGGTGTTGACAAAAATCTCGGTGCATCCGATCTGGATCAACCGTTTAATGGTAATACCAAGAATCGTTGTCCCGGCAAGGGTGAACAGCGGCTTGGGCCTTGTTTTCGTGTAGGGCAGAAGCCGTGTTCCAAATCCAGCAGCAAGAATCAGCGCTTTCATGGCCGGTTCACCGCTGCAAGATCCAGAAGCGGGTCAATGATTTTTGTGTATCCTTTGATTAGTTCAAGGTCTTCCGAACCGCTGATACCCTTGTTTGACAGGCAGTTGCAGGCGTTGATGTAGTTGATCTTGGACAAAGATTCCTTGAGAACGATATCCTGGCGTTTGTACATCTTTACGCCTAAAGCCTGTATTTTTTTGATCCGTTCTTTTTCATCAAATTTGTCTGCTGGATGGGTTTCAAAGAACAGCAGGGCCACCTTGTAGGATTCAAGAAAAGGATTGATCAGGCTGGAAAAAAGTTTCAGCTTTCTAAATCCTTCGCTTGTAATATTATAGGTGTCGGGCATCAGAGGATTGGGAACCATGATCCCCTGTTCAACAAAGGCCTTGAGGCAGCGGTCAATATGCTCCTGGCAGCTCATTTCCTCATCAAACGAGAACTCGTCGACAAAAAAATCCTGGAGAAAGGCATAGGTTGCAGAGAGGTCCTGGGATGAAAATTGAAAGGTGTCTGTTCTTAGAATAGAAATGGCCGTATAGGCCGCCGGGACAAAGAAAGAAATGGCATTGTTCTTATAGTAGTCAA
Coding sequences:
- the dapB gene encoding dihydrodipicolinate reductase: MENLYLMINGLPGKVAMTIASHVISDDRFTLVPYSLTGPEIQEDFHTINTQKIRLVLPKDRNDLIQEICSRYPGLISIDFTHPMAVNDNARFYVDNCLPFVMGTTGGDREELMKTVENGTVPALIAPNMAKQIVGFQAMMAFASTTFPDLFKGYNLTIEESHQKDKADTSGTARAMVGYFNGLGIPFSDKDIKMVRDPMVQKEIWKIPEEHLDGHAWHTYTLTSQDGSACFQFKHNINGRQIYIQGTLDGAVFLNQRVKSLQAGESASGKGRVYTMIDVLKHTNKA
- a CDS encoding sugar phosphate nucleotidyltransferase, with the protein product MKALILAAGFGTRLLPYTKTRPKPLFTLAGTTILGITIKRLIQIGCTEIFVNTHHLNGQIEAYIDQAGFSIPVQTIHESRILDTGGAIKNVKTFMGSSDFMVINADIATDIDLESVWQFHLAGNWPVTLVVHDRAEFNRVQVDPQGFVCAFSNQNGLTPNVPENRCLAFTGIQVLSPKIFDYMPEKSVFSSIDLYQSLADQGPLVKAHVVDNHFWEDIGTLAAYERVALCHLALKAFEAPGRRIVLRDIEIRPICGDGSDRKWFRAFWNGKSVVICSHGISTNDNICEIDSFMALGDHLKSRNLPVPGIVARDRFSGLVALEDLGDCHFESMVASKTNGTQRVHSYFQVVDRLIGFSTRGIQGFEPEMAFQTPCYSKDLILEKECGYFAEAFLKGFLNQNPPMELLVPEFNYLADKALDGGVMGLMHRDFQSRNLMVKNHELFFIDFQSARQGPLQYDLASLLIDPYVGLDDGERDEIMDYCITALSSTMAINRASFVSSYRHCCITRNFQILGAFSYLGMVKKKKRFLQYIPLAVSTLKKGITRIDTENVPALNTLVEKLQCGQ